A window of Apium graveolens cultivar Ventura chromosome 8, ASM990537v1, whole genome shotgun sequence contains these coding sequences:
- the LOC141679441 gene encoding uncharacterized protein LOC141679441, with product MAESSNRTSRYQLPLNQDPTSIYFIHPSDSSSTQLVSVKFNENGFSNWKRSMILTLSAKNKLGFVDGSIEKPEATTTEFKAWERCNDLVSSWIIFNLDDTIAKSVLFLKTAREIWIDLEERFGYTSMTQVYSLEQQLSELNQGNDTISEFFTKIKTLWDAISDAYPLPQCTCQNCTCNLEQIICQIQ from the coding sequence ATGGCTGAATCAAGTAATAGAACATCTCGATATCAATTGCCTCTGAATCAGGATCCAACTAGTATATACTTCATTCATCCATCAGATTCGAGTTCAACTCAGTTAGTTTCTGTGAAATTTAACGAAAACGGTTTTAGTAATTGGAAAAGATCAATGATCTTAACTCTGTCTGCTAAAAACAAACTAGGATTTGTAGATGGTAGCATTGAGAAACCAGAGGCTACAACTACTGAATTTAAAGCCTGGGAACGATGTAATGATCTTGTATCCTCGTGGATAATCTTTAATCTAGATGACACCATAGCTAAGAGTGTATTGTTTCTCAAAACTGCTCGTGAAATCTGGATTGATCTTGAGGAAAGGTTTGGTTACACCTCAATGACTCAAGTCTACTCACTTGAACAACAATTGTCTGAGCTAAATCAAGGAAATGATACAATTTCTGAGTTCTTTACTAAGATCAAAACCCTGTGGGATGCTATTAGCGATGCCTATCCATTACCACAATGTACCTGTCAGAATTGCACTTGTAATTTGGAACAAATAATCTGTCAAATACAGTAG